A portion of the Methanomassiliicoccus sp. genome contains these proteins:
- a CDS encoding cation:proton antiporter → MDGMSMGTVLLQILVLFALAKVGGLICERFGISSVIGEIAAGIIVANTVLFQWLSLDLDMSLFEILSELGVIFLLFAVGLETPFSELRKVGRTATLVAVLGVIIPFFAGFALILGLGHLQTEAMFIGAAMVATSVGITARVIKDMDLTRSIESRVIIGAAVIDDVLGMIVLAIVVGIANGGSNGILDIVLVSATGIAFVLLVIFFGSIVLPNARKRVNGKSVPVTDDSTVCVKKRKFTITALPLAIIICLVLSYAASLVGLAAIIGAFLAGMAFAEFKDKWPCDEDFKPINAFLVPFFFLFVGMSVSLSSFSDVLLIAVAITLLAIVTKYIGCSLGSLKLGRGSANIIGVGMVPRGEVGIIVATIGLGMGVVSQNLFSVVVFMSMATTIVAPFLLTWAFRRKYGECPNGEPAEVERVGAQHQ, encoded by the coding sequence ATGGACGGCATGTCGATGGGGACGGTCCTGCTGCAGATCCTTGTGCTGTTCGCTCTGGCCAAGGTCGGCGGGCTAATATGTGAGAGGTTCGGGATCTCCTCGGTCATCGGCGAGATAGCGGCGGGGATCATCGTGGCAAATACCGTCCTGTTCCAATGGTTGAGTTTGGACCTAGATATGTCCCTGTTCGAGATCCTCAGCGAACTGGGAGTCATCTTCCTGCTGTTCGCGGTGGGCCTGGAAACGCCGTTCTCGGAGCTTCGGAAGGTCGGGCGGACAGCCACCTTGGTCGCCGTTCTGGGCGTGATAATACCATTCTTCGCCGGTTTCGCCCTGATCCTCGGCCTCGGTCATCTGCAAACCGAGGCCATGTTCATCGGCGCGGCCATGGTCGCCACGAGCGTCGGCATCACCGCCCGGGTGATCAAGGATATGGACCTCACCCGCTCCATCGAGTCCCGCGTGATCATTGGAGCGGCAGTCATAGACGATGTTCTGGGCATGATCGTCCTGGCCATCGTCGTAGGCATCGCCAACGGGGGTTCCAACGGCATATTGGACATCGTATTGGTGTCGGCCACGGGAATCGCCTTCGTCCTGCTGGTGATCTTCTTCGGCTCCATAGTGCTGCCCAATGCCAGGAAGCGTGTCAACGGCAAGAGTGTCCCGGTGACAGACGACAGCACGGTGTGCGTCAAGAAGCGGAAGTTTACCATTACCGCCCTGCCCCTGGCCATCATTATTTGTCTCGTATTGTCCTATGCCGCTTCCCTTGTCGGCCTGGCTGCCATCATCGGCGCGTTCCTGGCGGGCATGGCCTTCGCCGAGTTCAAGGACAAGTGGCCGTGCGACGAGGACTTCAAGCCCATCAATGCCTTCCTGGTCCCATTCTTCTTCCTCTTCGTCGGCATGTCGGTGAGCCTATCCTCCTTCAGCGATGTTCTTCTGATCGCGGTGGCCATCACCCTGCTGGCGATCGTCACCAAGTACATCGGCTGTAGTCTCGGCTCGTTAAAGCTGGGCCGGGGATCAGCCAACATCATCGGCGTGGGCATGGTCCCCCGGGGAGAGGTGGGCATAATCGTGGCGACCATCGGACTGGGCATGGGTGTCGTAAGCCAGAACCTGTTCTCCGTCGTGGTGTTCATGTCCATGGCCACAACCATCGTCGCACCCTTCCTCCTCACCTGGGCGTTCCGCAGGAAGTACGGGGAGTGCCCGAACGGTGAGCCCGCCGAGGTAGAGCGGGTCGGGGCCCAGCACCAATGA
- a CDS encoding YhbY family RNA-binding protein — MPTKKTKKELVKMGSEIDPTVHVGKEGLTEGIVEEVKVQLKRAKLIKVRVLPAADQNKDEVAEELAARTGAKVVETRGFTVLLSEASLFDDKAH, encoded by the coding sequence GTGCCAACGAAGAAGACGAAGAAAGAACTGGTAAAGATGGGGTCGGAGATCGATCCGACGGTACACGTGGGAAAGGAGGGCCTCACCGAGGGAATAGTGGAGGAGGTCAAGGTCCAGCTGAAAAGGGCCAAACTGATCAAGGTCAGGGTCCTTCCCGCGGCAGACCAGAACAAGGACGAGGTGGCCGAGGAGCTAGCGGCGAGAACAGGGGCCAAGGTCGTGGAGACCAGGGGTTTCACCGTCCTGCTCAGTGAGGCAAGTCTTTTTGATGACAAAGCGCATTGA
- a CDS encoding helix-turn-helix domain-containing protein codes for MALEREDILSLLRRTGLSDYEAKVYLALVLRSRGTAEDVADTADIPRTSAYKVLEALKTKGYVNSRGGRPVVFQPVPPLEIRDRLAAELERGFTLLDSLRGSQTEKGSPQLVYTILGKESVMAKIGEMIDMAKERFFLSSPDLTEFNNYFAARFAHAVKRGIHVTVVAEPSVKVPEATEVIRKADLLATDVIMDYDVALMATPDLSICGFTDNPFLAAHLDNFFQISLDRPEGRK; via the coding sequence ATGGCCTTGGAACGAGAAGACATTCTGTCACTGCTGAGACGGACTGGCCTCTCAGACTACGAGGCCAAGGTGTATCTTGCTTTGGTCCTGCGCTCCCGTGGTACCGCCGAGGACGTCGCCGACACTGCGGACATCCCGAGAACGTCGGCGTATAAGGTGCTCGAGGCGCTGAAGACCAAGGGCTATGTGAACTCCCGGGGGGGCCGCCCGGTGGTGTTTCAACCTGTGCCTCCTCTGGAGATACGCGACCGCCTGGCTGCCGAGCTGGAGCGTGGCTTCACGTTACTCGATTCCCTGAGAGGGTCTCAGACCGAGAAGGGCAGCCCGCAACTGGTCTACACCATCTTGGGCAAGGAGAGTGTGATGGCTAAGATCGGCGAGATGATCGATATGGCCAAGGAACGCTTCTTCTTGTCCTCCCCAGACCTCACCGAGTTCAACAACTACTTTGCCGCCCGGTTCGCCCATGCCGTTAAGCGAGGGATCCACGTTACAGTGGTCGCGGAGCCCTCGGTCAAGGTACCTGAGGCTACCGAAGTAATCAGGAAAGCGGACCTGCTGGCCACCGACGTTATCATGGATTACGATGTCGCACTGATGGCCACCCCTGACCTGAGCATTTGCGGTTTCACCGATAACCCCTTCCTGGCGGCCCACCTCGATAATTTCTTCCAGATATCTCTGGACCGGCCGGAAGGGCGGAAATAA
- a CDS encoding carboxymuconolactone decarboxylase family protein has protein sequence MSGPEGCSPEVEAEIKRRLKRMAEVYGEVPLVSEVLAASPDLFLPFTDLSKRLLLEPQYLSSKEMEIAAVAASVALGSEFCLNVHLPRALKTGATREELIEVIMIASFMSMTKAQSVAFRKLDEQS, from the coding sequence ATGTCAGGGCCGGAGGGATGCAGTCCAGAGGTCGAAGCGGAGATAAAAAGGCGGTTGAAGAGGATGGCTGAGGTATATGGAGAGGTGCCGCTGGTGTCGGAGGTTCTCGCGGCAAGCCCGGACCTGTTCCTGCCGTTCACCGACCTATCTAAAAGGCTCCTGCTGGAACCACAGTACCTGAGCTCCAAGGAGATGGAGATCGCCGCGGTGGCGGCAAGCGTGGCCCTAGGAAGCGAGTTCTGCCTGAACGTCCACCTTCCCCGAGCCCTGAAGACAGGCGCCACTAGGGAGGAGCTCATCGAGGTCATCATGATCGCCTCCTTCATGTCCATGACCAAGGCGCAGTCGGTGGCGTTCAGGAAGCTCGACGAACAGAGCTAA
- a CDS encoding mechanosensitive ion channel family protein, which yields MVLAPAFLPFEVGEVGDVQWMNSYGWPILALIGVITLSLYLWSYLSKHFEIWKAHEGRYFDSEVLDSSRRMALIFIISLLAISTYAVVSLVLKWTENPDWPGITTNVFKAFAIVIIFLVAQLLVLVLSRIARRSRANAGSHKAMPSAMEFTTLLLSYIIYIGSIVLVLLIAISMFMSLDKLFSDLAQFLSANESNIIVTVAIIVGIYLAIKVEETILEDVKFRSKKFNPHVVDLMSSAIRYSLIIIGFLIVLFNIFLILGMETVGVLLVVVTLIFICLGIALSYSTIQNVVSGIALMDTSPFEVGDRIRIVEGMMCDVIEKGLVFTKVKTMDGEIVDVPNNEILQGRIYNYSRAPNHAINVPIRVSFEVPHEKVESFIKEAISDIEGIVKEPKPTIRAEEIQGPNILYDIIVYTKDVEKDPTVRSQIITRVQEVFQTEGHKVILS from the coding sequence ATGGTCCTTGCGCCAGCCTTCCTGCCGTTCGAGGTAGGGGAAGTAGGGGATGTGCAGTGGATGAACAGCTACGGGTGGCCCATCCTGGCTCTGATCGGAGTGATCACCCTGTCGCTGTACCTGTGGTCGTACCTAAGCAAGCATTTCGAGATTTGGAAGGCTCACGAGGGCCGATACTTTGACTCTGAAGTCCTGGACTCCTCCCGGCGGATGGCCCTTATCTTTATCATATCTTTGCTGGCCATCTCCACATATGCCGTCGTCTCCCTGGTGCTTAAATGGACGGAGAACCCCGACTGGCCCGGCATCACCACCAATGTCTTCAAGGCCTTCGCTATTGTCATCATCTTCCTCGTAGCCCAGCTCTTGGTGTTGGTGCTCAGCCGGATTGCTCGCCGCAGCCGGGCCAACGCCGGGAGCCACAAGGCCATGCCCTCGGCCATGGAGTTCACTACCCTTCTTCTCAGCTACATCATATACATTGGCTCGATCGTCCTGGTCCTTCTGATCGCCATATCCATGTTCATGAGTCTGGACAAGCTGTTCAGCGACCTTGCTCAGTTCCTCAGCGCTAACGAGTCCAACATCATCGTCACCGTAGCCATAATCGTCGGCATCTATCTGGCCATCAAGGTCGAGGAGACGATCCTCGAGGACGTCAAGTTCCGCTCCAAGAAGTTCAATCCCCACGTCGTCGATCTCATGAGCTCGGCGATTCGGTACTCACTCATCATCATCGGCTTCCTCATCGTTCTCTTCAACATCTTTCTGATCCTCGGGATGGAGACCGTGGGGGTCCTCCTGGTAGTGGTCACCCTCATATTCATCTGCCTGGGGATCGCCCTTTCCTACTCTACGATACAGAATGTCGTGTCCGGCATCGCCTTGATGGATACCAGTCCGTTCGAGGTCGGCGACCGCATCCGCATCGTCGAGGGGATGATGTGTGACGTCATCGAGAAAGGTCTCGTCTTCACCAAGGTCAAGACGATGGACGGGGAGATAGTGGACGTGCCCAACAACGAGATCCTGCAGGGAAGGATCTACAACTACTCGAGGGCGCCGAACCATGCTATTAACGTGCCCATCAGGGTGTCCTTCGAGGTTCCCCATGAGAAGGTGGAGAGCTTCATCAAGGAGGCGATCTCCGACATCGAAGGCATAGTCAAGGAGCCCAAGCCCACCATCCGGGCTGAGGAGATCCAGGGTCCCAACATCCTTTATGACATCATCGTCTACACCAAGGACGTGGAGAAGGACCCCACCGTGCGCTCCCAGATAATCACCAGGGTCCAAGAGGTGTTCCAGACCGAGGGACACAAGGTCATCCTGAGCTAG
- the serS gene encoding serine--tRNA ligase: MLDIDLIRNDPERVRASLRNRNYSEQLLDEFLRIDGEWRKLIDEGNRLKYERNRASEAVPKLKGEEKQKIIAEMRQVSERIKQIDASVLELEAARAEVVLNIPNVPDVTVPVGKDSADNVIMRTWGRDRNFDFTPKKHFELGEELDIIDFVRGAKITGSGFFVLKGDGARLDRALTQFMLDLHHGQGYTEIFPPAIVNKGAVIGTGQYPKMKEDMYWCERDDLWLNPTAEVPVTNLHQDEIFEKNQLPIAYTAYLPSFRREAGRNADTRGIIRVHQFNKVELVKFVFPETSFQDLEVLRNDAEAVLQGLELPYRVLLLCTGDMGFASAKTYDLEAYAPGQGQWLEVSSCSCFTDFQARRARIKYRPEPHLKSEFVHTLNGSGVALPRTMVAVMENYQNKDGTITIPKVLRPYMQGQELIE; this comes from the coding sequence ATGCTAGATATCGATCTCATTCGCAATGACCCGGAAAGGGTGCGCGCGTCCCTGCGGAACCGTAACTATTCAGAGCAGCTTTTGGACGAATTCCTGCGCATCGACGGGGAATGGCGAAAGCTCATTGACGAAGGCAACCGCCTGAAGTACGAGCGGAACCGGGCCTCCGAGGCGGTGCCCAAGTTAAAGGGGGAGGAGAAGCAGAAGATCATCGCCGAGATGCGCCAGGTATCGGAGAGGATCAAACAGATCGACGCTTCCGTGCTGGAACTGGAAGCCGCACGGGCGGAGGTCGTTCTGAACATTCCCAACGTCCCTGACGTCACCGTGCCGGTGGGTAAGGACTCCGCCGACAATGTGATCATGAGGACCTGGGGAAGGGACCGCAACTTCGACTTCACCCCCAAGAAGCACTTCGAGCTCGGGGAGGAGCTGGACATTATCGATTTCGTCCGAGGCGCTAAGATTACCGGCAGCGGGTTCTTCGTTCTCAAGGGGGACGGCGCTAGGTTGGACCGTGCGCTCACCCAGTTCATGCTGGACCTCCACCACGGGCAGGGCTATACCGAGATCTTCCCGCCCGCCATCGTCAACAAGGGTGCGGTCATCGGTACAGGCCAATACCCCAAGATGAAGGAGGACATGTATTGGTGTGAACGTGACGACCTGTGGCTGAACCCCACCGCCGAGGTGCCGGTCACCAATCTGCACCAGGACGAGATCTTCGAGAAGAACCAGTTGCCCATCGCATACACTGCCTACCTGCCTTCGTTCCGCCGAGAGGCGGGCAGGAACGCCGATACCCGGGGCATCATCCGTGTTCACCAGTTCAACAAGGTCGAGCTGGTCAAGTTCGTGTTCCCGGAGACCTCGTTCCAGGACCTTGAAGTCCTGAGGAACGACGCTGAGGCGGTGCTGCAGGGCCTGGAGCTACCGTACCGCGTCCTGCTGCTGTGCACTGGAGACATGGGCTTCGCCAGCGCCAAGACATACGACCTGGAGGCGTACGCACCCGGTCAGGGGCAGTGGCTGGAGGTGTCCTCGTGCTCCTGCTTCACCGACTTCCAGGCTCGGCGGGCCCGCATTAAGTATCGGCCGGAACCGCATTTGAAGAGCGAGTTTGTGCACACCCTGAACGGTTCGGGGGTGGCACTCCCGAGGACTATGGTGGCGGTCATGGAGAATTATCAGAACAAGGACGGCACCATTACTATCCCCAAGGTCCTGCGCCCATATATGCAGGGGCAGGAACTGATCGAGTAG
- a CDS encoding 50S ribosomal protein L16, with amino-acid sequence MYRQIRGQAYTRREYMGGVPAPRINTFDLGTTNGDFPIVMNLKFKEPCQVRHTSLEAARIAANRALSKGTTTASFHLKIRLYPHIVLREHKMATGAGADRVSGGMRAAFGKAVGTAARVQGGTTVMTIRVTQQAFNVAKEAMWKASMKLPSPCYLDIEKGAELVS; translated from the coding sequence ATGTACCGTCAGATAAGGGGCCAGGCCTACACTCGCAGGGAGTATATGGGCGGAGTACCAGCCCCACGCATCAACACCTTCGATCTTGGCACCACCAACGGGGACTTCCCCATCGTCATGAATCTCAAGTTCAAGGAGCCCTGCCAGGTAAGGCATACTTCTCTTGAGGCGGCCCGTATCGCGGCCAACCGTGCCCTGTCTAAGGGCACCACCACGGCGTCCTTCCACCTCAAGATCAGGCTCTATCCGCACATCGTGCTCCGGGAGCACAAGATGGCGACCGGCGCCGGTGCGGACCGTGTGTCCGGTGGGATGAGGGCGGCCTTCGGTAAGGCTGTCGGCACCGCCGCCCGGGTCCAGGGCGGCACCACCGTCATGACCATCCGAGTCACCCAGCAGGCGTTCAACGTGGCCAAGGAGGCCATGTGGAAGGCGTCCATGAAGCTCCCCTCCCCCTGCTACCTCGACATCGAGAAGGGTGCCGAGTTGGTGTCCTAA
- a CDS encoding lamin tail domain-containing protein — translation MTPNKTGTSRFAKTRGDRRGQMPFSVIAVLLLVVSSASIALLYGLDAQKGSTRIPQERLEELKAAMDDAVENVVRLAYASAVDAVRGAEQFNRTALQERFLNSLDESLARAYPSVSGDIRSSVTHRLALTFLMASLQEAVAQEKDLTWQGSSVPAYFVITGNYSLVVACPEGNLTRTVELDQDVFVPLPLLAYRLARMTAAAAPLGEIESVVQYELATLAQDRVLRGYGSEAKTGARSTEVIITHEDVARAVNLAVLLEELRYFQDMGAVDKDLAILEPLLSSAEGAIDPADLFLRSYQEGGIDLAAIVGQALYARADVIVLRWMDYLGLIDLVNIGEGALEMGEDNLFGVLDALTGGDHDQAAMVEYISAAMAEAGIQEYDYRWYCYGGGDIVVRLPSFTIEFHDDLGNRVRHTFQGQYAIDLPGVDVLASPVWGELREDYRSETYSMAQAMRSYIETVAYGVASHCHLPSLTLNLDPADGRTYLEEIDAQLSVAFKDGSGWIRPAIDKANEVRDVREGLAQAAMDFIEHRWMDLLEVNRSLTMGAWDLSGVLVEELRELPNFSEERLRTARNMTFMSLTGEAWGALDAFRAALMESRIDPLLAKFDRGLSQKTVDPGWLVPLVTEAMTSTTGLGLMTALLVKDTMGRFGHSIAAQGGAMEIPVAEGGTILDLADGQRRVERLSVCSPSLELSDNGRVGSLQVAVKMPWQYDRSNTSYPNHHVTDLGTDTATPYLTQWEVRYLGEVEVEARSALTAVDLPCSAVIPLEGSFTVVAFSGWSLEGVEYTSTATLRSDVQHLLAGLYDMLASTAEAIGHLSEDMFLFLYRLMSDLLSCSTGAIGTLNDILSSGTASLEDIITGHIGRAIGLLADGASTIVGGTSIALHVLGLSLTVVFAPQDSALAGTEDRMRIDLSHSFAGASVSSSLRVLRLPSGEHTIAVSMDLEAKDWSVDLTIDPLTKVYEHQVELRGYMGTYTLELYAPVVERVQKVSLSLSDIPGLGEALRSIPSPVPGTKWHVDAGMEMSFNILGRDTLIINEVELNPRGVDRSREWVELYNPSGQAIDLSGYALVTSRGEPHREVLSGIVAAYGHFVHQFTGQALDNGDVKGFPLQESVTLLDRNGKRVDAAPWLKDLDDDGRTWQRVCDGASQWELREGSRGSSNGFALLGEQNLDGLLTMAVKCFQESFEEHMSTSLDMNVLRDIIAGALLRLEGLLMDSVEKTISTLRFYIDLGLDDLTGTAGGGLTMGLEYDGRAVRDCLEWFICAIGEVMDDPLNPLAAGARAPVPVSTLADHAFVQMGAYMKIGTPDLIKGIMDAKVTVLGTIKVSLGTVGLVEGGSIAINFGLVASGMAGEKVSLGVDQSAGVCYDVWLLKGSLRAE, via the coding sequence ATGACGCCAAACAAGACGGGCACGAGCAGGTTCGCGAAGACGAGGGGCGACCGTAGGGGCCAGATGCCCTTCTCCGTAATTGCTGTCCTCCTCTTGGTAGTATCTTCGGCCAGCATCGCTCTCCTCTATGGGTTGGATGCCCAGAAGGGCTCGACGAGGATCCCCCAGGAGCGGCTGGAGGAGCTCAAGGCGGCCATGGATGATGCGGTCGAGAATGTCGTTCGCCTCGCCTACGCCAGTGCAGTGGATGCCGTCCGCGGCGCCGAGCAGTTCAACCGCACTGCTCTGCAGGAGCGTTTCCTCAATTCTCTGGACGAATCCCTGGCCCGTGCCTACCCGTCGGTCTCCGGCGATATACGGTCGTCGGTCACCCACCGCCTAGCCTTAACCTTCCTCATGGCCAGCTTACAGGAGGCCGTGGCCCAGGAGAAGGATCTAACCTGGCAGGGGTCGAGCGTGCCCGCTTACTTCGTCATCACCGGGAATTACTCCCTGGTAGTCGCCTGCCCAGAAGGGAACCTAACTCGAACGGTAGAGCTGGATCAGGACGTTTTCGTGCCCCTTCCTTTGCTCGCCTATAGGCTTGCTCGGATGACCGCCGCGGCAGCCCCTCTGGGGGAGATCGAGAGCGTCGTGCAATATGAGCTCGCCACCCTGGCCCAGGACCGGGTGCTGAGAGGCTACGGTTCCGAGGCCAAAACTGGGGCCAGGAGCACGGAGGTGATAATCACCCATGAGGATGTGGCCCGAGCAGTCAACCTGGCCGTGCTGCTCGAGGAGCTGAGGTACTTCCAGGACATGGGAGCGGTCGACAAGGATCTCGCTATCCTAGAGCCCCTGCTCTCCTCAGCGGAGGGTGCGATCGATCCTGCCGACCTGTTCCTCCGGTCATATCAGGAGGGCGGCATCGACCTGGCAGCTATCGTCGGCCAGGCTCTCTACGCCCGCGCCGATGTCATCGTCCTCAGATGGATGGATTACCTCGGTCTAATCGACCTTGTCAATATCGGCGAGGGCGCCCTGGAGATGGGGGAGGACAACCTATTCGGAGTTCTGGACGCCCTCACCGGCGGGGACCATGACCAGGCAGCTATGGTCGAGTACATCTCCGCAGCCATGGCCGAAGCGGGCATACAGGAGTACGACTATCGGTGGTACTGTTACGGAGGAGGGGATATCGTGGTCAGGCTACCCAGCTTCACTATCGAGTTCCACGATGACCTGGGGAACAGGGTTAGGCATACCTTCCAGGGGCAGTATGCCATCGACCTGCCGGGGGTTGACGTTCTGGCCTCACCAGTGTGGGGAGAGCTGCGGGAGGATTACCGCTCGGAAACATACTCAATGGCCCAGGCGATGAGGTCCTACATCGAGACCGTCGCCTACGGCGTCGCTTCCCACTGTCATCTTCCGTCGCTCACACTCAATCTAGACCCCGCCGACGGAAGGACGTATCTGGAGGAAATCGACGCCCAGCTGTCGGTCGCTTTCAAGGACGGTTCGGGTTGGATACGGCCAGCCATAGACAAGGCTAACGAGGTCAGGGACGTGCGGGAGGGCCTGGCCCAGGCGGCTATGGATTTCATCGAGCATCGGTGGATGGACCTCCTGGAGGTCAACCGGTCGCTGACCATGGGGGCGTGGGACCTCAGCGGGGTCTTGGTGGAGGAGCTTCGGGAGCTGCCCAACTTTTCCGAGGAGCGGCTCAGGACGGCTCGCAACATGACCTTCATGTCCCTCACCGGGGAGGCCTGGGGTGCACTGGACGCCTTCCGAGCCGCCCTGATGGAGAGCAGGATCGACCCCCTTCTGGCCAAGTTCGACCGGGGCCTCTCGCAGAAGACTGTTGACCCCGGCTGGCTGGTCCCCCTGGTAACTGAGGCCATGACCTCTACGACCGGGCTCGGTCTGATGACCGCTCTCCTGGTCAAGGACACCATGGGCCGTTTCGGGCACAGTATCGCTGCCCAGGGCGGGGCAATGGAGATCCCCGTCGCCGAAGGCGGGACGATCCTGGATCTGGCCGACGGACAGAGGAGGGTGGAACGCCTGTCCGTGTGCTCTCCGTCATTGGAACTGTCCGATAATGGCCGGGTCGGATCCCTTCAGGTGGCGGTCAAGATGCCATGGCAGTACGATCGCTCCAACACCTCCTACCCCAACCACCACGTTACTGACCTGGGCACCGACACTGCCACCCCCTACCTCACTCAATGGGAGGTCCGTTACCTGGGCGAGGTAGAAGTGGAGGCGCGCTCGGCCCTGACCGCCGTCGACCTGCCATGCTCGGCGGTCATTCCCCTGGAAGGAAGCTTTACCGTGGTAGCGTTCAGCGGATGGTCTCTGGAGGGAGTGGAGTACACCTCCACGGCCACCCTAAGGTCCGATGTACAGCACCTCCTGGCCGGGCTGTATGATATGCTGGCGTCGACCGCAGAGGCGATCGGTCACCTGTCGGAGGACATGTTCCTCTTTCTCTACCGGCTGATGAGCGATCTGCTCTCCTGCTCCACCGGCGCCATTGGAACCTTGAATGACATCCTGTCTTCGGGAACGGCCTCCCTGGAGGACATCATCACCGGGCACATCGGCAGGGCTATCGGACTACTTGCCGATGGGGCTTCGACGATCGTGGGTGGAACGTCGATCGCTCTTCACGTCCTCGGTCTAAGTCTGACTGTCGTATTCGCCCCTCAGGACTCGGCCCTCGCCGGGACCGAGGACCGGATGCGGATCGATCTTTCCCACTCCTTTGCCGGGGCGAGCGTGAGCTCCTCCCTGCGCGTCCTCCGCCTGCCCAGCGGTGAGCATACCATAGCCGTTTCCATGGACCTGGAGGCGAAAGACTGGTCGGTGGACCTGACCATCGACCCCCTGACCAAGGTGTACGAGCATCAGGTTGAGCTCAGGGGATACATGGGGACCTACACCCTAGAGCTGTACGCCCCAGTGGTGGAGAGGGTCCAGAAAGTCTCACTCTCCCTCAGCGACATCCCCGGTCTGGGTGAGGCGCTCAGGAGCATCCCCTCCCCTGTACCAGGCACCAAGTGGCACGTCGACGCCGGGATGGAGATGAGCTTCAACATACTGGGCCGGGACACCCTGATCATCAACGAGGTGGAACTGAACCCCCGGGGAGTGGACCGGTCGAGGGAGTGGGTGGAGCTGTACAACCCCTCCGGGCAGGCCATCGACCTCTCTGGATACGCCCTGGTGACCTCCCGCGGCGAGCCGCACCGCGAGGTCCTCAGCGGAATCGTCGCCGCCTACGGTCACTTCGTCCATCAGTTCACCGGGCAGGCCCTGGATAACGGGGACGTCAAAGGTTTCCCTCTGCAGGAGTCAGTGACCTTGCTGGACCGGAATGGCAAGAGGGTCGATGCAGCCCCATGGCTGAAGGACCTCGACGATGACGGAAGAACCTGGCAGCGAGTCTGCGATGGGGCCTCGCAATGGGAGCTGAGGGAAGGTTCCAGGGGTAGCTCCAATGGCTTCGCCCTGTTGGGCGAGCAGAACCTCGACGGCCTCCTGACGATGGCAGTTAAATGCTTCCAGGAAAGCTTCGAGGAGCATATGTCCACATCGTTGGACATGAATGTTCTGCGGGATATCATCGCCGGGGCGCTCCTGCGCTTGGAGGGCCTCTTGATGGACTCAGTGGAGAAGACGATATCCACCCTACGCTTCTACATAGATCTCGGTCTCGACGATCTGACGGGGACTGCGGGCGGGGGACTGACTATGGGACTGGAATACGACGGCAGGGCGGTCCGGGACTGCTTGGAATGGTTCATTTGCGCCATCGGTGAGGTCATGGACGATCCGCTCAACCCATTGGCGGCAGGAGCCCGGGCCCCGGTGCCGGTTAGCACCCTCGCCGACCACGCCTTTGTGCAGATGGGAGCATACATGAAAATCGGCACCCCCGACCTAATCAAGGGAATCATGGACGCCAAGGTCACTGTGTTGGGCACGATCAAGGTCAGCTTAGGAACCGTGGGTCTGGTGGAAGGAGGAAGCATCGCCATCAACTTCGGCCTGGTGGCTTCAGGTATGGCCGGGGAGAAGGTCAGCCTGGGAGTAGATCAGTCGGCGGGAGTGTGCTATGATGTGTGGTTGCTGAAAGGCTCTCTGCGGGCGGAGTAG